The proteins below are encoded in one region of Carassius auratus strain Wakin unplaced genomic scaffold, ASM336829v1 scaf_tig00215912, whole genome shotgun sequence:
- the LOC113096339 gene encoding zinc finger and BTB domain-containing protein 34-like encodes MEDCSSLIEFDVPEFSNTVLNQLNELRLQGKLCDIIVHIQGQPFRAHKAVLAASSPYFRDHSALGTMSGLSISVIKSPEVFEQLLAFCYTGHMSLRLRDVISFLTAASFLQMQAVIDKCTQILEGIHTKISIPLPGGTDPENDCTTSRAGRNGLKDGGIFVNPTQISPPYYSHQNHCVEGRSSSKGMAEEGQSDRGSSDSISEQEVSMEVESEQVDLIGKDGRVTDVHIKLEKVDRPSHSDSSSAGDDGYHTELVDGEQVLAVSVGSYGPLLSSAGYTYSALPSSCFVSLSSSSPSRSLLSSVRGGRGRGKRLVPLPADLLTPLKQTGADEGDSPATTATLENDTRKHSFREQWYPYNERLICMYCSRSFNQKGSLDRHMRLHMGITPFVCKFCGKKYTRKDQLEYHIRGHTDNKPFHCQICGKCFPFQGTLNQHLRKKHMTSGTEVNNHTDLLGEAPDDQRGEQEDTAKGEAACGAAYPDDLSTKTPSEESGKCSPEETPASKLLR; translated from the coding sequence ATGGAGGACTGCAGTAGCCTCATAGAGTTTGATGTACCTGAGTTCAGCAACACCGTCCTGAACCAGCTCAATGAGCTCCGTCTCCAGGGCAAGCTGTGTGACATCATTGTGCACATTCAGGGCCAGCCATTCCGAGCCCACAAGGCTGTCTTGGCCGCCAGTTCGCCATACTTCCGAGATCATTCGGCACTAGGCACGATGAGTGGCCTCTCCATCTCTGTAATCAAGAGCCCTGAGGTGTTTGAGCAGCTGCTCGCCTTCTGCTACACTGGCCACATGTCATTGCGCCTGCGTGACGTCATCAGCTTCCTCACGGCTGCCAGCTTCCTTCAAATGCAGGCTGTGATTGACAAATGCACACAGATCCTTGAAGGTATTCACACTAAGATCAGCATCCCTTTGCCTGGTGGGACCGATCCAGAAAACGATTGCACCACCTCAAGGGCTGGACGCAATGGTTTGAAAGATGGAGGAATCTTTGTAAACCCCACCCAGATTTCGCCACCTTACTATTCTCATCAGAATCATTGCGTGGAAGGGCGGAGCTCAAGTAAGGGAATGGCAGAGGAGGGTCAGTCAGACCGAGGGAGCAGCGACAGCATATCTGAGCAGGAGGTGTCAATGGAGGTTGAGTCCGAACAAGTAGACCTCATCGGCAAGGATGGACGGGTGACTGATGTCCATATCAAGCTGGAGAAAGTGGATCGGCCAAGCCACTCCGATAGCTCGTCGGCAGGTGATGACGGCTACCACACAGAGCTGGTGGATGGTGAACAGGTGTTGGCTGTCAGCGTGGGATCGTACGGGCCTCTGCTTTCCTCTGCTGGATACACATACTCAGCATTACCTTCCTCCTGTTTCGTCAGCCTGAGTTCCTCAAGCCCTTCTCGTTCTTTGCTCAGCAGTGTCCGGGGTGGTCGTGGCCGTGGGAAACGTCTCGTGCCTCTTCCAGCCGATCTGCTAACTCCGCTCAAGCAGACTGGTGCAGACGAAGGAGATTCACCTGCGACGACGGCTACCTTGGAGAACGACACAAGGAAGCACAGTTTCCGTGAACAGTGGTACCCCTACAATGAGCGCCTCATCTGTATGTACTGCAGCAGGTCCTTCAACCAAAAGGGCAGCCTGGACCGTCACATGCGTCTGCACATGGGCATCACACCCTTCGTCTGCAAGTTCTGCGGCAAGAAGTACACCCGCAAAGACCAGCTGGAGTACCACATCCGCGGCCACACGGACAACAAACCCTTCCACTGCCAGATCTGCGGCAAATGCTTTCCCTTCCAAGGCACACTCAACCAGCATTTGCGTAAGAAGCACATGACCTCTGGCACAGAAGTTAACAATCACACTGACTTGCTTGGAGAGGCACCAGATGACCAGAGAGGGGAGCAAGAGGATACCGCCAAGGGAGAAGCAGCATGCGGAGCCGCTTACCCCGATGATTTGTCAACAAAAACCCCCAGCGAAGAGAGTGGCAAGTGTAGTCCAGAAGAAACCCCTGCATCCAAACTCCTGCGTTGa
- the LOC113096325 gene encoding uncharacterized protein LOC113096325, with amino-acid sequence MEYELGEQTEHRLKEMGARCVGETLDVEYYYDTDSFQLASTQTWLNQHNGQWGLILAEEQELNHTLSYNTKKLEVGHSEEKQSKILNTLEEKSETGVAFRETPSNEFPEKVMSKSQVQRTSSDSSLTYTELSDPCSIMLHLSKCLQLPLTHNEMQSMTMKNFLNMARIQMYDSWTRTSTIKYSLPGGFSLVVERDYRIPAETATALLMMNADVLSISSELEKMDRLCKELGLKPKASSDG; translated from the coding sequence ATGGAGTACGAGCTGGGAGAGCAGACAGAGCATCGCCTCAAGGAAATGGGCGCCCGCTGTGTGGGGGAAACCTTAGACGTGGAGTACTACTACGATACTGATAGCTTCCAACTGGCTTCTACACAGACCTGGTTGAATCAGCACAACGGCCAATGGGGACTGATCCTGGCAGAAGAACAAGAGCTTAATCACACTCTATCCTACAACACCAAAAAGTTGGAGGTTGGACATTCGGaagaaaagcaaagcaaaatacTCAATACACTTGAAGAAAAATCAGAAACAGGTGTTGCCTTTAGAGAAACACCAAGCAATGAGTTTCCTGAGAAGGTCATGTCCAAAAGCCAGGTTCAGAGAACATCCTCAGATTCGTCTCTGACATACACAGAACTAAGTGACCCATGCTCCATCATGCTGCATCTCTCAAAGTGTCTCCAACTCCCTCTGACCCACAATGAAATGCAGAGCATGACCATGAAGAACTTCTTGAACATGGCCCGGATCCAGATGTATGACAGCTGGACCAGGACGAGCACAATCAAGTACTCTCTTCCTGGTGGCTTCTCACTGGTGGTGGAGAGAGACTACAGGATTCCCGCTGAAACTGCAACTGCACTTTTGATGATGAATGCTGATGTGCTGAGCATAAGCAGTGAGCTGGAAAAGATGGATCGACTGTGTAAAGAACTAGGCCTAAAACCAAAGGCAAGCTCAGATGGATGA